The Chaetodon auriga isolate fChaAug3 chromosome 3, fChaAug3.hap1, whole genome shotgun sequence genome has a window encoding:
- the zranb2 gene encoding zinc finger Ran-binding domain-containing protein 2 isoform X2, with product MSGKSFRVSDGDWICPDKKCGNVNFARRTSCNRCGREKTTEAKMMKAGGTEIGKTLAEKSRGLFSANDWQCKTCGNVNWARRSECNMCNTPKYAKLEERTGYGGGFNERENVEYIEREESDGEYDEFGRKKKKYRGKTNSTSSSKESEKKEVPKAEAEDEEEEDDEEDDEDGDLSKYKLDDDDDEDEAGDLSKYDLDASDDDDDKPAKKKGSRSGSSRSRSSSRSSSSSSRSRSRSRSRSSSSSRSGSRSRSYSRSSSRSGKGSSPQKRSRSPSSSPERRQKRSRSKSSSGGRKRRRSRSRSSERCRGQSSGSSHSGSSSKKK from the exons ATGTCGGGGAAGAGTTTTCGAGTCAGTGACGGGGACTGGATTTGTCCTGATAAAAA GTGTGGAAATGTGAACTTTGCAAGAAGAACAAGTTGTAACAGATGTGGCAGGG aGAAAACCACAGAGGCAAAGATGATGAAAGCAGGAGGAACAGAGATTGGAAAAACTCTGGCTGAGAAGAGTAGAGGCCTGTTCAGTGCTAATGATTGGCAATGCAAAAC GTGTGGCAATGTGAATTGGGCTAGAAGGTCAGAGTGCAATATGTGTAACACACCGAAATATGCCAAGCTTGAAGAGAGAACAG GTTATGGTGGAGGTTTCAATGAAAGGGAGAACGTGGAATATATTGAACGGGAGGAATCTGATGGTGAATATGATGAA TTTGgtaggaaaaagaaaaagtatcgTGGAAAGACCAACAGCACATCGTCCtcaaaagaaagtgaaaagaagGAGGTGCcaaaagctgaagctgaagatgaggaggaggaagacgacgaggaggatgatgaagatggcgACCTTTCCAAATACAAATTGGAT gatgatgatgacgagGATGAAGCTGGAGACCTGTCAAAGTACGACCTGGACGCcagtgacgatgatgatgacaagCCAGCTAAGAAAAAGGGCAGCCGCTCGGGTTCCTCTCGTTCCCGCTCATCCTCgcgctcctccagctccagttcACGGTCGAGGTCCAG gtCCCGCTCTAGAAGCTCATCCAGTTCCAGATCTGGATCTCGCTCGAGGTCCTACTCCAG ATCCAGCTCCAGGTCTGGAAAGGGCTCCTCTCCGCAGAAGAGGTCCCgctcaccctcctcctcacctgagaggagacagaagcgCAGTCGCTCCAAGTCCTCAtctggagggagaaagaggaggcgtTCTAGATCACGTTCGTCCGAAAG GTGCCGTGGCCAGTCCTCTGGATCCTCCCATTCTGGCTCCAGTTCAAAAAAGAAATAA
- the ptger3 gene encoding prostaglandin E2 receptor EP3 subtype: MTMDACDYLEGVQTTIGEMLGANVSKSLREGNGTKNSSCGSVSVGFPITMMITGMVGNTLALILVYVSYRKKENKRKKSFLLCIGSLALTDLFGQLLTSPIVISVYRADLKWDHIDSSGNLCAFFGVCMTTFGLCALFLASAMAIERAMAITNPHWYSNNMKTSVTKQTLAVIWCLVLLFALLPIAGVGEYTRQWPGTWCFISTGDRKIAGNMFFAITFAVLGIFSLLVTLSCNVVTIRGLIIRCKTKSGASQSSKQWERLTTETVIQLLGIMCVLLICWSPLLVLMLRMISTQVSSHECNSTAVTSNHTAGRDVHLDCNFFLTAIRLASLNQILDPWVYLLLREILLRKVCIVANAVSNCSTEDRKETQTALDALNKQNQEGNSLNKPQSG, translated from the exons ATGACTATGGACGCTTGTGATTATCTAGAGGGCGTGCAAACCACCATTGGAGAGATGCTGGGCGCCAACGTCTCCAAGTCATTGCGCGAAGGCAATGGTACCAAGAACTCCAGTTGTGGATCTGTATCAGTTGGTTTCCCTATAACCATGATGATCACTGGCATGGTGGGCAACACATTAGCTCTTATCCTCGTGTATGTCTCTTACAGAAAGAAGgagaataaaaggaaaaagtcGTTCTTGCTTTGCATTGGATCGCTGGCGCTGACTGACCTGTTTGGACAGCTTTTGACGAGTCCAATAGTCATATCAGTCTACCGAGCGGATCTGAAATGGGACCATATTGACTCATCTGGCAATTTGTGCGCTTTTTTCGGTGTGTGCATGACAACTTTTGGCCTGTGCGCTCTCTTCTTGGCCAGTGCCATGGCAATTGAAAGGGCTATGGCGATAACAAACCCCCACTGGTACTCCAATAACATGAAGACAAGTGTGACAAAGCAGACTTTGGCTGTCATATGGTGTCTCGTGTTGCTCTTCGCGCTGCTGCCCATCGCAGGGGTCGGGGAATACACACGCCAGTGGCCGGGCACTTGGTGCTTTATCAGCACGGGGGACAGAAAAATCGCGGGCAATATGTTTTTCGCCATCACTTTCGCGGTACTTgggattttctctctgcttgttACTCTTTCCTGCAATGTGGTGACGATCCGGGGCTTAATTATCCGGTGTAAAACGAAGTCTGGCGCGTCTCAGTCTTCAAAACAGTGGGAACGGCTCACCACGGAGACTGTCATTCAGCTGTTAGGGATTATGTGCGTCCTTCTTATATGCTGGTCTCCTCTGCTg GTCCTGATGCTGAGGATGATCTCCACCCAGGTATCTTCCCATGAGTGCAATTCAACAGCAGTGACCTCCAATCACACCGCTGGCCGGGACGTCCATTTAGACTGTAACTTTTTTCTGACGGCGATCCGCTTGGCATCCCTCAACCAGATCCTGGACCCGTGGGTCTATCTGCTCCTCAGAGAGATCCTCCTGCGCAAGGTCTGCATCGTGGCTAACGCAGTGTCCAACTGCTCCACAGAGGATAGGAAGGAGACCCAGACGGCATTGGATGCTCTTAACAAGCAGAACCAAGAAGGAAACAGCCTGAATAAACCACAAAGCGGCTAG
- the zranb2 gene encoding zinc finger Ran-binding domain-containing protein 2 isoform X1: MSGKSFRVSDGDWICPDKKCGNVNFARRTSCNRCGREKTTEAKMMKAGGTEIGKTLAEKSRGLFSANDWQCKTCGNVNWARRSECNMCNTPKYAKLEERTGYGGGFNERENVEYIEREESDGEYDEFGRKKKKYRGKTNSTSSSKESEKKEVPKAEAEDEEEEDDEEDDEDGDLSKYKLDDDDDEDEAGDLSKYDLDASDDDDDKPAKKKGSRSGSSRSRSSSRSSSSSSRSRSRSRSRSSSSSRSGSRSRSYSRSSSRSGKGSSPQKRSRSPSSSPERRQKRSRSKSSSGGRKRRRSRSRSSERFGFLWNTTLALIFIRQLSPRLWDFRCTEICSHFALFYCFIYMLCS; encoded by the exons ATGTCGGGGAAGAGTTTTCGAGTCAGTGACGGGGACTGGATTTGTCCTGATAAAAA GTGTGGAAATGTGAACTTTGCAAGAAGAACAAGTTGTAACAGATGTGGCAGGG aGAAAACCACAGAGGCAAAGATGATGAAAGCAGGAGGAACAGAGATTGGAAAAACTCTGGCTGAGAAGAGTAGAGGCCTGTTCAGTGCTAATGATTGGCAATGCAAAAC GTGTGGCAATGTGAATTGGGCTAGAAGGTCAGAGTGCAATATGTGTAACACACCGAAATATGCCAAGCTTGAAGAGAGAACAG GTTATGGTGGAGGTTTCAATGAAAGGGAGAACGTGGAATATATTGAACGGGAGGAATCTGATGGTGAATATGATGAA TTTGgtaggaaaaagaaaaagtatcgTGGAAAGACCAACAGCACATCGTCCtcaaaagaaagtgaaaagaagGAGGTGCcaaaagctgaagctgaagatgaggaggaggaagacgacgaggaggatgatgaagatggcgACCTTTCCAAATACAAATTGGAT gatgatgatgacgagGATGAAGCTGGAGACCTGTCAAAGTACGACCTGGACGCcagtgacgatgatgatgacaagCCAGCTAAGAAAAAGGGCAGCCGCTCGGGTTCCTCTCGTTCCCGCTCATCCTCgcgctcctccagctccagttcACGGTCGAGGTCCAG gtCCCGCTCTAGAAGCTCATCCAGTTCCAGATCTGGATCTCGCTCGAGGTCCTACTCCAG ATCCAGCTCCAGGTCTGGAAAGGGCTCCTCTCCGCAGAAGAGGTCCCgctcaccctcctcctcacctgagaggagacagaagcgCAGTCGCTCCAAGTCCTCAtctggagggagaaagaggaggcgtTCTAGATCACGTTCGTCCGAAAGGTTTGGGTTTCTGTGGAATACCACACTGGCACTGATTTTTATTAGACAGCTGTCGCCTCGCTTATGGGATTTCAGATGTACTGAAATATGTTCACATTTTGccctgttttattgttttatttatatgttgTGCTCATAG